The Medicago truncatula cultivar Jemalong A17 chromosome 4, MtrunA17r5.0-ANR, whole genome shotgun sequence genome includes a region encoding these proteins:
- the LOC120579866 gene encoding ycf20-like protein — MTWSVRSSINDSSFSPSNGTNGRTRIIRVIQEFRTTLGSKIEKVKKNLPMKLLFFLVGFYCATAFSTVIGQTGDWDILSAALAVVVAEGIGALMYSASLPLFTKSLISVFNYWKAGLTLGLFLDSFKY; from the coding sequence ATGACTTGGTCAGTGAGAAGCAGCATAAACGACAGCAGTTTCAGTCCTTCAAACGGAACTAACGGAAGGACGCGTATAATTAGAGTGATTCAAGAATTTCGGACCACGTTAGGTTCTAAAATTGAGAAGGTAAAGAAAAATCTTCCAATGaagcttcttttcttcttggttGGATTTTATTGTGCAACTGCCTTTTCCACTGTTATTGGACAAACTGGTGATTGGGATATTCTATCTGCTGCCTTAGCTGTTGTTGTTGCGGAAGGCATTGGTGCTCTCATGTACAGTGCTTCTCTTcctttatttaccaaaagcctAATATCGGTGTTTAATTATTGGAAAGCTGGCCTTACATTGGGACTTTTCTTGGATTCATTCAAATATTAA
- the LOC25491615 gene encoding uncharacterized protein ycf20 — protein sequence MLSNCMTSAKFICLDYISSRVSEVGLAAFFYKTAFGQKLSPCFSFHFAQPCLVVGFKRTTWSVRSSIDDSSFSPSNGTNGRTRIIRVIQEFQTTLGSKIEKVKKNLPMKLLFFLIGFYCATAFSTVIGQTGDWDILSAALAVVVVEGIGALMYSASLPLFTKSVISVFNYWKAGLTLGLFLDSFKY from the exons ATGTTATCCAATTGTATGACAAGTGCCAAATTTATATGTCTTGATTATATCAGTTCGAGAGTTTCTGAAGTTGGTCTTGCTGCATTCTTTTACAAAACCGCATTTGGCCAGAAGCTTTCTCCATGTTTCTCCTTTCATTTTGCTCAACCTTGTTTAGTTGTCGGTTTCAA GAGGACGACTTGGTCAGTGAGAAGCAGCATAGACGACAGCAGTTTCAGTCCTTCAAACGGAACTAACGGAAGGACGCGTATAATTAGAGTGATTCAAGAATTTCAGACCACGTTAGGTTCTAAAATTGAGAAGGTAAAGAAAAATCTTCCAATGaagcttcttttcttcttgattGGATTTTATTGTGCAACTGCCTTTTCTACTGTTATTGGACAAACTGGTGATTGGGATATTCTATCTGCTGCCTtagctgttgttgttgtggaaGGCATTGGTGCTCTCATGTACAGTGCTTCTCTTCctttatttaccaaaagtgtAATATCGGTGTTTAATTATTGGAAAGCTGGCCTTACATTGGGACTTTTCTTGGATTCATTCAAATATTAA